One region of Anaeromyxobacter paludicola genomic DNA includes:
- a CDS encoding histidine kinase dimerization/phospho-acceptor domain-containing protein, which produces MADRTDPDEQDGTEALAPDCEELRARHEHFVRIMAHDVRNPLQVILLQAERLQRLLPEPESRERRAADVIAVAVRQLDALIRQRVREARGEEEHPEDGAGAARGR; this is translated from the coding sequence ATGGCGGACCGCACGGACCCCGACGAGCAGGACGGCACGGAGGCGCTCGCGCCCGACTGCGAGGAGCTCCGGGCGCGCCACGAGCACTTCGTGCGCATCATGGCCCACGACGTCCGCAACCCGCTCCAGGTCATCCTGCTCCAGGCGGAGCGGCTCCAGCGGCTCCTGCCCGAGCCCGAGTCGCGCGAGCGGCGGGCCGCCGACGTGATCGCCGTCGCGGTGCGGCAGCTCGACGCGCTGATCCGGCAGCGGGTCCGGGAGGCGCGCGGGGAGGAGGAGCACCCCGAGGACGGGGCGGGCGCCGCGCGGGGGCGTTGA